A segment of the Mangrovimonas sp. YM274 genome:
ATGACACCTTCTTAAACAAAACCAATCATTACGATTTATTTTTTGATGAAGAGTGGAAACTCTTGAGCAACACCATTTCCTATGGGCACGATATAGAAACTGCTTGGTTGGTAATTGAAGCCGCAAAAGCACTTGGAGATGACGTACTGATTAAAGAATGTGAAGCCATTGCTATTCAAGTAGCCGATGCTTTTCTTTCCGAAGGCATTGACAAAGAAGGCGCAGTTATCAATGAGAAGAACCTAAGTACCAATCATATTGACCATGACCGTCACTGGTGGCCACAGGTCGAAGCTCTAGTTGGTCTCAATTATGCCTATCATATAAGCAAAGATCAAAAGTATCTTTCAGCTTCCCTGCCTATTTGGGAATTCACCAAAACCCATTTGATAGACCACAAAAATGGAGAGTGGCATTTTAGGGTTGATGACAATGGAACACCTTATGAAAACGAGGACAAAGTCAGCATGTGGAAGGCACCATACCACACATCGCGTGCCTGCATCATATTGAGTCCAAAACCATAACACCATGAAAACACTTGCCAAATTAGCAATGCTAACCACTATCTTTTGGACGCTGTTCAATTGTTCAAACGATAGCGACTCCGATGGAGATGGAGACACCCTTCCAAAGGTGAGTATTGCCGCTACAAACAGCACCGCAGAGGAACCAGGCACCAACAGTTCTTTCAAACTAACACTTACGGGAGCCTCCAGTTCCGCCACCACGGTTACATTAAGCATCAACGGAAGCGCCACCAACGGAGAAGATTATCAAACCATTTCCAACACGGCAACCATTCCTGCAAACACTACAAGTTTCACCATTCCTTTAACCATAATCGACGATCTCGAAACCGAAGGCGATGAAACCGTAGAGATTGAAATTATAGAGGTGAGCAGCAATGCAATTATCGGCAATCCAAATTCGGCTACGATCACCATTTCGGAAATTCCAGAAGACTTTATTTTACAGGCACAGGATACCCCAAATTACATGGTCAATCCAAACGCCACGGCCGAAACTGTAGCCTTGTTCTACAACCTAAAGACATTATCCAGAACCAAATTCATTATTGGACAACAAGACGCTTTTAGCAGTTTTTACAATAACAATTCTGGAGATTCGGATATCAAGAAAACTACAGGAAGTGACCCTGGATTAATTGGATTGGATTTTATGTTTATTACAGACGACCAAAACGATGGCTCCTCTGGAAATTGGTTTTACCAACAAGAACAGCAAATAACTTCACACGCCATTGAAGCCTACAACAAAGGCATGGTTGTTGGTTTTACATGGCACCTAAGAGAGCCTTACGAAGGTGAGCATTTCTACACTAGTGAAATGACCGAATTTCAAAAAAACAACGCCTTTAAAAGCATCCTTCCCGGAGGCGCAAATCATGACTATTATAAGGAAAAACTTAACAAAGTAGCCGAAGTGGCCAATAATATGATTGGTTCAGACGGAAAGAAAGTCCCATTTATCTTTAGGCCTTTCCACGAATTTGACGGCAATTGGTTTTGGTGGGGAGAAGCCTATTGCACGGCCCAAGAGTTTAAAACGGCATGGCAGTTTACCGTCACTTACCTTAAGGACACTTTAAACGTGGACAACATTTTATTTGCCTTTGCCCCAGATAATCAATTTAATTCTTCCGTAGAATATTTGTCTAGATATCCTGGCGATGCTTATGTTGACATCTTAGGAATGGACAACTATGGCGATTTCAACAATCAAGGGCAAGGTGGTGTGACCGCTGCCAACAACAAGCTTAAAATCGTTTCGGATTTGGCTAAGGAGAAGGTAAAAATTGCCGCCCTCACGGAAACTGGCTATTTTGTAACCCCTGGAGAAAACAATCCAATTTCCAACTTCTATTCTACAAATCTATACAACGCCATTTCCGAAAACAACAACCATGTTGCGTATATGATGTTTTGGAGCAACAGCGAAAATACGTATTGCACCCCTGTACCTGGACAATCGGACGTGGCAGATTTTATAGAATTTACAGACAAGTCTAAATCTACGCTGGAAAGCGAACTTCCAGACATGTATTCATTACCATAACCATTAAACAATGCGAATTTACCCAACTCTATTACTATCATTGCTCATGGCTTTTTCTTGTAAAGAGAATGCCAAAGAGCAAACTGTTGCAGAAGACAACAAGTCCACTAGCGAAATTGCCCTTAACGACGTGCCTTTAATTCAGGTTAAGGATTCAAAATTTTACAAAGGCGACCAACCCTACTATTTCGTAGGCGCCAATTATTGGTACGGACCGCTTATTGGTGCCAAAAATGGTGGCGACAGAGAGCGCTTGATCAAGGAGCTCGACCTCATGAAATCTATAGGAATTGATAACCTTAGAATTTTAGCTGGCGCCGAAGGTGATGGTGGCGACTCTAGAGTGCATCCTGCCCTGCAGCCTGAACAAGGTGTTTACAACGAGGATTTGCTGGACGGCCTTGATTTCCTTATGGCCGAAATGCGCAAACGCAACATGTACGCCATTTTATATTTGAACAACAACTGGATTTGGTCCGGAGGAATGTCCGAATACTTGAAATGGAACGGTTACGGCGAAGTTCCTAACCCATTCTTGGAACAATATACTTGGGACCAATATATGAACTATACCAAGCAGTTCCACAGTTGCGAACCATGTAAAGAAGCTTTTTACAAGCATGTGAAATTCATCATGAGAAGAACCAACGCCTACACCGGTTTGAAATACACCGAAGACAATACCATTATGTCCTGGCAGGTTGCCAACGAACCTCGTGTATTAATGACTCCAGATCATGAGGAAGCTTTTTCTGGCTGGCTCAAACAAACTGTTGATCTTATGGAATCTTTGGATTCTGTACACCTCATCTCAACCGGGGCTGAAGGAAAAGCAAGTTACCTGCAAGATCTTGCAATGTATGAGAGATTACACGACAATCCAAACATCGATTACTTGACCATGCATATGTGGCCAAAAAACTGGGGATGGTATGATATTAACAATGAACAAGTAACCACACAAGAATCCATTGAAAAAGCCAATGCCTATATGAATGAACATATTGCTATTGCCCAAAAACAACAAAAACCAATCGTGATGTCGGAGTTTGGATTTCCAAGAGAAAAAGAAAGTCTTTCTCTAGACGCTTCCATCGAAAATAGAAATACCTTCTATAATGCCATTTTCAATAGAATTGCGGACAGCAAAGCGAAACAAGGTGTATTGGCCGGCTTGAACTTTTGGGGCTTTGCAGGCTACGCCAAAACCAATCCTTCAAACGGAAAATGGCAACATGGCGACGACTTTAGTGCCGATCCTCCACAAGAACCACAAGGTTTGAATTCGGTGTTTGCCTCAGACACTTCAACTTTAGAATTGATCAAAAAAGCAAATGACAGTCTACTTAAATAGATAAAAAAATCCCCGAATAATGTTCGGGGATTTTTTTTATTCTGTAGTAAAACAAGAAGCCGGCAACTGGGCACCGTTAAACAAATTGGATTGATAGGAATTGTTCCAACCAAACCTTACATATTTTGGCGTTTTAACTTCCTTCGATTTTAATTCCACTTTTCCATTCACCAACTTTACGTTTGCCTTGTAAAACACTTTATCGTCTCCAGCAATTTCAAACAAAGATTCCGAGGATGACAGATAGAGACCATCATTATTTTTAAAAATCAAAACAGCCCTTTTTCCATCAAAATCTACTTTTTCAAACAAAGGTCCTTCTGCAACCACATCAATTGCATTATAATGCTTGTTTAAAGCTAAATTGGCCAACCTCACCCCAACAGACTTTTTATCCTTAGGGTGAATATCATCTACCGTAGACACATCATCAATGACCACCATTCCGATATTGGAAACACGGTGCAAAACCTTGCGTTGAGCGTTTCTAATTTTCACTGCCGAATAGATATCCTCCCCATAATTATAAGGCGCTATTTGCACATAGTAAAATGGAAATTCGGCACTCCACAATTTTCTCCAAGATTGAATCATCGCTTCTAGAGACGTATCATAGATATCGGCCCCAACATTGGCTTCTCCTTGATACCAAAGAGCACCCGCCAATTGATAGCCTACCAAAGGCTGTATCATAGCATTAAAGATCCGTGCAGGCTCCACTGGTCCATAAGGCACAGGTGTTAATTTTTGAGCCGCTTCTCTTAAAACAGGATTTTCAAGTATAGTTTCTTCTGGAGTCCATGCTTCAATAGGCGTTCCTCCCCAAGCGGACACTACCAAACCAACAGGAGTATCTAGTATTTTACTTTGGAGCTGTTGCGCAAAGAAATAGGCCACGGCACTGTTGTTTTTCATAGTCTCAGGCGTGCACACCTCCCATCTTCCTGGAAGATTATTTTGAGGGTAGATAGACGTTGTTTTGGTCACCCTAAAAAAACGTATGTTAGGCACATTGGCCTTAGCTACCTCATCATTGTTTTTAATACCCCAGGCGGGAGACATTTCCATATTGGACTGCCCGGAGCACAGCCAAACCTCACCAATCAAAACATCTTTAATTTCAATGGTATTATATCCTGAAATAACAATAAAATAACCTTCTCCAGCCTTAGGTGTTTGAATCTCCATTTCCCATTGGGCCTGAACATTGGCTTTTACCTTATAGATTTCAGAAGTCCACGATGGCTGGATCACCACTTCTTCATCTGGCGCCGCCCAACCCCAAAATTTCACATTGGCATTTTGTTGCAAGACCATATGCTCTGAAAATATGGCCGGCAAACTGATATTTGCCCAAATTCCCTGAACAATCAAAAAACTCGCAATAAAAAATAAGTTACGCATTTGTATCATTTAAAATGGTTTCAATCGCTTCCAATTCCGAAGTTAAAAAGGTTTTATTTTCCAAAGCTCCGAGATTGTCCAATAACTGTTTTTCACTGCTAACCCCTACCAAAACAGAAGTCACCCGCTCATCCTTCAACAACCAAGCAACCGCCATTTGCGCCAAGCTTTGCCCTCTATCTTCAGCAATTGCGCTCAGTTTTTGGGCCTTGGACACTTTTTCAGCTGTAACCTGATCCAACTGAAGGAACCCGGTACTTTTAGCCGCTCTGGAATCCTCAGGAATCCCTTTCAAATATTTAGAAGTCAAGATACCCTGTTCCAAAGGAGAAAAAGGAATACAACCTACTCCTTCATCTTTCAAAACCTCCAACAAACCACCCTCAACCCAACGGTCCATCATGTTATATCTTGGCTGATGAATCAAACAAGGCGTTCCCAAATCCTTCAATATTTCAACCACTTTTTTGGTATCCTCAGCACTGTAAGAAGAGATTCCCACATACAAGGCCTTTCCTTGCCGTACGATTAAATCCAAAGCCTTCATAGTCTCCTCTAAAGGCGTGTTTGGATCTGGCCTGTGACTATAAAAAATGTCCACGTACTCCAAGCCCATTCGCTTTAAGCTTTGATCTAAACTAGCCACCAAATACTTTTTGGATCCCCATTCTCCATAAGGCCCCGGCCACATTAAATAGCCTGCCTTGGTAGAAATAACCATTTCATCTCTGTAGGAAGCGAAGCTTTTCTTCATGATTTTCCCAAAGTTCTCCTCGGCAGATCCTGGAGGTGGACCATAGTTGTTGGCCAAATCAAAATGGGTAATCCCTTTATCGAAAGCTGTGTGCAAAATTTGCTTTCCCTTGTCAAATTGGTCCACATGCCCAAAATTATGCCACAAGCCCAGTGACAATTCAGGCAACAACAAACCACTGTTTCCACATCTACGATACTCCATGGTATCATATCGTTTTTCGGAAGCCGTATACATAATCTTTTAGTTTTTATTCAGAATTTCTTGATAGAACGGCACTAACTGTTGTGCCATGATTTCATTTTCTTCAACACTTGGGTGGTAGTTACAGCCATTAACATACAAGGTGTCGAACTGAAAAACAGCAATCTCCTTTTGCATATTTTCCTTGAAATAAGATTGCACTTTTTCAAGACAATTGACCAAAACCTCATTGTTTTCTCCCTGAATCATCGGGCTATTGAGCAATGCAATTTTTGTATTGGGATAATGACCGTAAATCATTTTCACGAAGTTAATGTAATTGTCCGTAAACTTTTCTGCATTAAATGGCAAACGCTCTTTCACGCCATCTCCACTGGACATATCGTTCGTGCCCAAACAAATGCTTACCAAGTCTGGTTGAAACGAAAAATCATAGGGTTTTGAAGCATCTCTATTGAGATATAAATTTTCATAGACCTGCGGCATAATAGGCTCGTCTATATTTTCATCATTCCAATTACGGTACATTCCCATACCAGACACCGAACTTAGCACAAAATCAGCATTCAAAGCTCTTGCCACTCTTGGCCCATAAGCCAAATAGGCATTATGTTGATCGATATATTCTCCTTCATGACAAGGAATGCCACTATTATCGGCTAACGCGCCACAGGTAATAGAATCTCCAATAAACTCAATGGATAAGGATGCTTTATTTTCAATAGGAAGCAATGCTTCGGCTTCGATTCCTTTAAATATCACTTCACCACTGGCCGCTTCGGTGGCTTTAAAAATTTCTATGTAATGGCTTTCTTTTCCATCTAATTTAAGCACCATTTTGTTAACACTATCGCCTTTAATAGTATACCTTTCTTGATATTCCCCATCAATAGTAATCACCACATAATTTCGCGGCCTAAATTGAGACTTCAAATACACCGTCACCGAATCTCCCTTTACTCCAAAAGCCACTGAAGACGCCGATCCTACCAAGGCTCTGTCCCCATTATCATGCATGGCTACCCGGCCCTTATATTCAAATCGAGCATTGGAAGGCATAAATTTCTTCTCCGTATTTTGTTCGGGTTTACAACTCACAAACATGAGCCCTAACAGCCCCAAAATATATTTTAGTTTCATGTAACTTTTTTAGACTATAAAGCTAATCAAAAGGTTAAAGTTTTCCTTCCTATATATCTTCAAAAGCCTAAAATATTGATAACCTTTCAAAAACATCTCATAACAATTTGAAAACATGTAAATACTTAGTATTCAATATATTTACTATCTTTAGAACACTTTTAATCCATCAGTTATGAAAAAAATTACTTTTACAAGCAGCATTTTAAGCATTGTCTTGGGACTTTTCCTTTGTTGTGCTTCTTTTAATGCATCAGCCCAAACATTTACGTTAAACAATTCTTCTTCAAAATTGACTGTGGAAGGAACTTCAAGTTTACATGATTGGGAAGAAGTTGCCGAAAAGCAGAAAGGCAGCATTGTTATTAACAATTCAGGCTCGGAACCTTCGATTAGTTCCCTTGCAATTGAAATTGAAGCCGAAAGTTTAAAAAGCGGTAAATCTGCTATGGACAAAAACACCTACACGGCTTTAAAAACCAAATCGCACAAAACCATCAGTTTTAAACTCACCAAAGTAAAAAGCATTTCAAAAGTGAGCGATGGCAAATTCAAAGTTAGCTCTACGGGAGATTTAAGTATAGCCGGGGTGACCAACTCAACCGATTTGGACTTCACTATGGAAATAAGTGGCAACACGGTAAAACTTAACGGGGCAAAATCCTTTAAAATGTCCACGTTTAAAATTGACCCTCCCACAGCGGTTTTTGGCACCGTTAAAACAGGAGATGAAGTAACCATTAAGTTCAATTCTGTTCTAAGCCAATAATTTCCATCCATTTTTCAACCACTAATTTTAAACACTATGAAAGCAACCATTAAATGCTTAGGAATAGCTATTATGCTATTGGGCAGTATTTCTTTACATGCCCAAAAACGACATTTAGACAACTTTAGGTACCCAGACCAATCAGGGATCAACGTATTTGAAGATCCAAAGGACAGCATTTTAACTTTTGACGGTATAAAAGTACGCGTTGGAGGTTCCTTTGCTTTGCAATTTCAAGCCTTGGACCATGAAAATTCCGGAGCAGCGGAATTGGAATCTATAGGCTACAACTTCAATTTAGCAACCGCCAACCTCGACTTAGACGTGGCTTTAGCACCTGGAGTAAGAATGCACTTAAGAACCTATTTATCGTCTCGCCACCATCCAGAACCTTACGTAAAAGGTGGATACTTTCAAATTGACAACTTAAACTTCATTAGTGATGGCCTTATGGACGGTTTTATGAAATATACCACTATTAGAATTGGTCATATGGAAAACAACTACGGGGATGCGCATTTTAGAAGGACAGACAATGCCCAAGCCATTTACAATCCGTTTGTTGGAAACTTAATCATGGATTCCTTTACGACAGAAGTTGGGGCCGAAGTGTACCACCAAAGAAATGGCTTTTTAGGAATGATAGGCGTTGCCAATGGAAAGCTTAACCAATCGGTAGTGGAAGGCTCCAACGGAAAAACCGGAGGCCTTTCCTTTTTGGCAAAATTAGGATATGACAGTCAAATAACAGAACGTATCCGAATAAGGCTAACAGGCTCCCTTTACAACACTGGGTATGTACCAAGTCTTTATCTATATTCTGCAGACCGTGCTGGTTCAAGATATTACAGTATCTTGGAGGCTCCCGGGTCCAGCGCATTTAGGTCCGGACGCTTTTCGCCTAGTTTTAGAAACAGTATCACAGCCATTATGTTCAATCCTTTTATTAAATTTGGGGGATTGGAATTGTTCGGAACTATTGAAAGTGCTTCGGGATCCACCAACGCCACCACAAGTATTGTAGATGATGTTGTTGTAGTAACTCCAAGAAAGGACGGAAAGACCCAGCAATACGCCGCCGAATTAATTTATCGCTTTGGTCACAAAGAAAATTTTTATCTTGGTGGTCGATATAACGTCGTAAATTCAGAATACGACGGCACCGATGATATTACCGTTGAAAGATTTCAGGCCGCTGCGGGTTGGTTTATGACTAAAAATATTTTAACGAAAGTAGAATATGTGACCCAAAACTATGACGGGGCCACTGGAAGACTTGAAGATGGTAAATTTGATGGCGTCATGGTAGAGGCCGTCATAAGTTTCTAAAGTAGAAACACCTTAAGTCTATTATTTAAAGTGAATACTATTAATGAAAAAGTTTGTATTACCTACGCTAGTTTTTTTATGCATTTTACTCTGTGTATCGTCCTCAACCGGAAATTACAAAATCAATGTAAAAATACACCCAGATAGCAAACTTACTATCGTAGGTAACACAAACATCAATAAATTTAATTGTGGCTTCGACTCAAAAACCTTAGAAGAAGCCATCCCAGTTGAGTTCAGAAAAAAGGGAGATAATATCCTTTTCAAAAAAGCAAACCTTAAGCTGAACACTTATCTTTTTGACTGTGGAAAAAAACTCATCAACAAGGATTTCCAGGATTTAATCAAAGCAGAAACCTATCCAGATATTTATTTAATCTTAAAAGAAGTCATTCCTTCTGCATCCGATAAAAAGCTGGTAGAAGCTAAAGTAGACTTTAAAATTGCAGGCAAAACTAAGGAATACACCGTTCCTGTAACCTACGACGGAAAAGACGACTTATCCATTTCAGGAAAATTGCAATTGAATATTCGCGACTTCGACTTGGAAAACCCTAAAAAACTTATGGGATTAATTAAAGTTGATGATGTTATCACCATCAATTTCAATTTGCATATCGACACTATTTAAGTTGCACTGAATTGCCGCTTAACATCGCTTGAACCAAATTATCCATAGGACATTTTACAACGCCCTGGGCCTTAAAACCATATCCAGAAAGAACTTCCTGTAGAATATCTTGTGCATAGAACGCTATCGAGCCTACAAAGTAAAGCCGATTAGTTTTCAGTTCTTCCGAATATTGAATCAATTGGTTATCAATAAACGCTGAAAAGCCGTGAACCAATAACTCTCGTGCAAACTCATGCGACTTATGTTCTACTAAAAATGGAGCAAATTGCGCTAAGTATTTGTTAGGCGCATCACACTTATACAACCTATGGAGCACATCCTTCTCCTCCAGAGAAAATTGCTTCGAAAATGCCATTCTCAAATCTTCCGGCATTCGTTGATAGTAATAATGTTTTAATAGCTCCCTACCAAAATAATTACCGCTGCCTTCATCCATCAAAACATATCCCAACGAAGGCACTTTGGTTATAATTTCAGTACCATCAAAATAACACGCATTAGAGCCCGTCCCCAAAATGCACACAACTCCCGGTTTGCCGTTCACAGTAGCTTTTACAGCCGCCATGACATCTTCTTCCACATCAAAAACAGCATTAGGGAACACTGCCACCAAAACATCTTTCATCATATTTTTGCTCTCAACCGTATTGCATCCGGCTCCATAAAAATAAACTTGACGCACCTTTTCCCCATACAACAAAACCTCATGAGTTTTCTTTAAAATATCCAACAAGGCATTTTTGTTGGATATAGATGGGTTTAATCCCCGGGTTCTAATCTTGATGGGCTTACAGCCAATTTCATAAAATACCCAATCACATTTAGAAGAACCACTGTCTGCAATAACGACCATGCTATTTTCTTAAGTAGTTTTGTTCAGCGAACAGCACCAGTTCTTCCAAATCTTCAGCAATCACAAGTTCCACATCCACATATGGCGCTTTAAGTGCTTGTATTAATGCCTTTAGTTCCCCCAACTGCTTTTGGGAAACCTGCTTATCATTAAGGATTTTAGCCAACAATGACGCTGTTTCACTTAAAGATTCAGACAATGGGAGAAGTGGCTGAACATTTGGCAAATTTTGAATTTTCTCCATTTCCTGATGATTTACCTCCCAAACATGCAACCACTCCAACACGCTTTGTTTAGACTTATCGGAAGGATTCGCTACGAAGTTTTGAACACTTTTCTTAATTGCAAACTTGTCTACTGCATCGGCAACACAAGCATCTGCAAACAAAGTAAATGGCGAATAGGTTTTGTACTCGGTACCGTTTTCATTTCTTGTATAAATTTCTAAAGGCTCACAAATATTTGACATTTCAACCAACGGCTGAATATTTTGATTATTGGTCATCATTCTTAAAATGACATCACGGTTTTTGAGATGTGTGATCCCCAATTCCTCCAATCTAAAACTCACCTCATCAAGACGAGGTAACATCAAATCAACATCATTCACTTCCTTTGGTGACCAAAATCGTTCAGCAATAGCTGCCGTTCTTGGCCAAATTCTAGAATCAATTGTCAACGGTGTTACCAATTCACTCCACATCGTTACTTCACCACCCAAAATACGTTTACGCTCTTCAGTAGTCAATTTGGCATCGCCAATGGGCTCTACCGAATAATGCTCCACCACAGATTGCATCCTATCGATATAAAATCCATCGGACAATACCGTATTGTAGCCCGACTTGGCTGCAGCAATCATTGTTTCTCCTTTTGAAAATCCTTCATTTTCGCCTCTCCAAGAATGAATTACCGCCGTTGTTGGCATGTTTTCTGTCATGATTTCATCCCAGCCCATCAACTTTTTGCCTAATTTATTCAGAATAACCTCTAACTTAATATTGAAATAGGTTTGAAGATCATGATTCGTCTTCAATTTATGTTTTTGCTTAAACTTTTGAATTTGCTCATTCTCATCCCAATGTTTGCCTTCATTCTCGTCTCCACCAATATGAAAATAGGCATCCGGAAACAAAGGAGTCATTTCTGTAAACAAACGCTCCAAGAACATATAGGTTTTATCATTTGTCGGATCCAACGTAGGGTCAAAAACTCCAGAATAACGTTCCACCTCATACACATACCCAGGCTTACTCCCTAGTTCTGGAAAAGCCGTTAAAATAGCCGAGGCATGCCCGGGTACATCAAATTCAGGCACCACGCGAATCCCTAACTTATCTGCATATGCCACCACATCCTTGATTTGTTCTTGGGTATAAAACAAACCATCTGAAGCCAATTCCGTAAGCTCAGGAAACACCTTAGACTCTATCCGAAAACCTTGATCATCTATCAAATGCCAATGAAACACATTCATTTTCACGGAAGCCATGGCGTCTAAATTTCGCTTTAAAACATCTACTGGCTGAAAATGTCTCGCTACATCAATCATCAAACCTCGCCAAACAAAACGCGGCTGATCATTAATGGAAAGCCCTGGAAAGTAGTATTGAGTTTCATTGGAAGCCACTGTTTGCAGCAAGGTTTCCAAGGCCCTCATAGCACCAACATCGGTTTTGGCTTTTATCAAAACATTATTCTCCTTAATCTCCAAAGAATACGATTCGTCTGTTTCAATGGTTAAATTGGAAACCTCATCAAATGCAATTTGAATCGTTCCCTGAGCATCTTCCACAGGAAATCCTTGGTCAAGGAACACACCTGTTCTCCCAGACAATCGTCTTAAAAACTTTGTAGCCGTCGTATAAACACGTCCCTTACTATTTCCGTTAATGGAAATAGTAAGTTCTGAGTCAACAACCAACCTAGTATTATGTTCCCTAATCTCTGATGGCCAAGGCATCAGATTGTATGTTTCCATGAGGCTATTTTGGGAATATCCCACAAAGGCCATTAGGAAGAAAAAAATCCTTAATAATTGTTTCATAAACTAAAAGTGGTATCGCTTAAAAGCTTCTATAGCGGCGTATTCCGCCAAGCCTAAATCGTTATATTTTTTGGCAGTCAATCGATTTCTGTCCTCTACCCTCACCCAAAATTCCCTGGAGTCATCCCCTTGAAACATCACCCCGTCCTTTTGTGTTTGGTGATAGAAAATTGCATGACGTTTTCTGAGTACTTGGTCCGGACTTAAAGGCACTGCCATCTCTATTTGATAGGTTTCCCATTCATGCCAAGCACCACGGTACAACCAAACCCAACAGTCTTTCATGTAGTCCCTTTGTTTTAATACATCCA
Coding sequences within it:
- a CDS encoding beta-N-acetylhexosaminidase, with translation METYNLMPWPSEIREHNTRLVVDSELTISINGNSKGRVYTTATKFLRRLSGRTGVFLDQGFPVEDAQGTIQIAFDEVSNLTIETDESYSLEIKENNVLIKAKTDVGAMRALETLLQTVASNETQYYFPGLSINDQPRFVWRGLMIDVARHFQPVDVLKRNLDAMASVKMNVFHWHLIDDQGFRIESKVFPELTELASDGLFYTQEQIKDVVAYADKLGIRVVPEFDVPGHASAILTAFPELGSKPGYVYEVERYSGVFDPTLDPTNDKTYMFLERLFTEMTPLFPDAYFHIGGDENEGKHWDENEQIQKFKQKHKLKTNHDLQTYFNIKLEVILNKLGKKLMGWDEIMTENMPTTAVIHSWRGENEGFSKGETMIAAAKSGYNTVLSDGFYIDRMQSVVEHYSVEPIGDAKLTTEERKRILGGEVTMWSELVTPLTIDSRIWPRTAAIAERFWSPKEVNDVDLMLPRLDEVSFRLEELGITHLKNRDVILRMMTNNQNIQPLVEMSNICEPLEIYTRNENGTEYKTYSPFTLFADACVADAVDKFAIKKSVQNFVANPSDKSKQSVLEWLHVWEVNHQEMEKIQNLPNVQPLLPLSESLSETASLLAKILNDKQVSQKQLGELKALIQALKAPYVDVELVIAEDLEELVLFAEQNYLRK